The window TTTGCCAAAGGCGTGGCAGTGGACGCGGCGATTGCGAAATTGCGTGCGGCAGGTGTGAAGGATGCGATCGTTAATGCCGGTGGTGATTTGCGCGCCATAGGCAGCAAAGGCAAACAGGCATGGACCATCGGCGTGCGTGATCCGCGCAGTCCTGGGGTGTTGGCCAGTATCGCAGTTCGTGGCGATGAATCGGTGGTGACGTCCGGCGATTATGAGCGATTTTTTGAATATCAGGGCCAACGCTATCATCACATTCTGGACCCGCGCAGCGGTTACCCGGCCAAGGGTTTGACCTCGGTGACAGTGATGTATCCGCAGGCCAGCGTGGCGGATGCGGCGGCAACCGCATTGCTGGTGGCGGGGCCTAATGATTGGCTACGCATTGCCAAGCAGTTGGGTTTACAGCAGGTGATGGTGATTGATTCGCAAGGGCGGATTTTTCTAACGCCAGCGATGCAGTCGCGGGTGGAATTTGTGAATGCCAAAACGGCAGTGACGGTGGTGTCGCTGTGACCAAAGGCGATCGTGTGGTGATCGCTGTGGTGACGCTGCTGGTGGCCTTGCTGTACGGATTGTTGTGGAATCGCGGCGAAGGCCAGTGGCTGGAAGTGGCGCGTGGCGGTGAAGTGGTCGCGCGGCTGGATTTAACCCAGAACCAGGAGTTTCACGTGCGTGGCTTGTTGGGCGAATCGGTGATTCAGATACGCGATGGCAACGCGGCGTTTGTTGATTCACCCTGCCCGGAAAAATTATGTGTTCGCACCGGGCATCTGCACCATGCGGGCGAAACCAGTGTGTGTCTGCCCAACGGAATTAGCCTGCGCGTGGTGGCGGAAAACACAGTTTACGATGCAATGAATTTTTGATGGCAACAACGCAGGTAACCGTCAGCGCCGAAGACTGGCGCATAGCGCAACTCGCCGCTTTGGGCATTGCCATTCACGTGCTCGAAGGCGCGTTTCCGTCGTTGCTGCCGGGAGTGAAGCCCGGACTGGCGAACGTGATTACGCTGACGGTGTGTTTTTTGTACGGCTGGAAAGCGGCCGTGTGGGTCAGCATGCTGCGGGTGTTGGGCGGCAGCCTGCTGGCGGGCACGTTCATGACGCCGACTTTTTTTCTGAGTCTGGGTGGCGCGGTGGCGATGCTGATGGCGATGGCGTTGCTGTTGTGGTTGGGGCGGGGCCGGTTTGCCGGGCTGACGCCCATCGGTGTGGGCGTGCTGGCGGCGGTGGCGCATATGCTGGGGCAGTTTGTGCTGGCCTGGGCGTTGTTTGTGCCGCATCCGGCGCTGCTGGGATTGTTGCCGGTGTTGCTGACCGCTGCCTTGGTGTTTGGCATCATCAACGGTTGGATTTGTCACTATTTGTTGAAGCGATTGAAAACAGATGACGTCGTCACTGCACTATAACTGGGAGGCATTGGAGCTGCCGCGAGACCGTTTGGGATTAATGATCCTGGCGGCGACAGCGTTGCACGCCCTGGTGATTTTCGGTGTGAGCTTTGGCATCAATCAGGAAGAAAGCAAAACGCCGCAGGTACCCAGCATCGAAGTGACATTGGTGAACAGCCAAAGCAAAAATGCGCCGGAGAATGCGCACTACGTTGCTCAGGCCAATCAGGAAGGCGGCGGCAATACCGATGAAAAAGTCCGGCCAGAAACCATGTTTCCCAGCTTGCTGCCCAAAGACAGTGCGGAATTAACCTCGCCCAATCCACCCGCCATGTCGCCACCTTCGCCCAGCAATCCACGGGTGGAAGTGATGACGGTGGCGAAGGCACCGCACAAGTGGACATC of the Gammaproteobacteria bacterium genome contains:
- a CDS encoding FAD:protein FMN transferase, yielding MMRGALLFLVLWMLSGCGDDAPQREEFYAMGTVINLSFYGVTPERSKQLSEQVQQEFKRLHAQWQPWQNGELADINRALAAGQAASVSPAIQQLIEQSAVLSDRSDGLFNPAIGSLVKLWGFHQDVRGDVPPPSLESIQLLLQQNLSMHQLHLQGDQLRSDNPALQLDFGGFAKGVAVDAAIAKLRAAGVKDAIVNAGGDLRAIGSKGKQAWTIGVRDPRSPGVLASIAVRGDESVVTSGDYERFFEYQGQRYHHILDPRSGYPAKGLTSVTVMYPQASVADAAATALLVAGPNDWLRIAKQLGLQQVMVIDSQGRIFLTPAMQSRVEFVNAKTAVTVVSL
- a CDS encoding Gx transporter family protein; this encodes MATTQVTVSAEDWRIAQLAALGIAIHVLEGAFPSLLPGVKPGLANVITLTVCFLYGWKAAVWVSMLRVLGGSLLAGTFMTPTFFLSLGGAVAMLMAMALLLWLGRGRFAGLTPIGVGVLAAVAHMLGQFVLAWALFVPHPALLGLLPVLLTAALVFGIINGWICHYLLKRLKTDDVVTAL
- a CDS encoding NusG domain II-containing protein, with translation MTKGDRVVIAVVTLLVALLYGLLWNRGEGQWLEVARGGEVVARLDLTQNQEFHVRGLLGESVIQIRDGNAAFVDSPCPEKLCVRTGHLHHAGETSVCLPNGISLRVVAENTVYDAMNF